The region CTCCTCGCGGCGCCAGTACCAGGAGAAGGTAGGGCTGTGCTGGCCAGGACGGCGGCTCCTGTCCCACACCCTCCGTGGGCACAGCCAGACAGGGCGAGAGCTCCGTATCGGTGCGTTCGTGGGGCAGGGACACAGGTCGGTGGTCccggccccacagccccagcccgggGGTCTGACGTGGCCTCTCCCCGCAGTACAAGCAGGTGGAGCAGTACATGTCCTTCCACAAGCTGCCCGCCGACTTCCGCCAGAAGATCCACGACTACTACGAGCACCGCTACCAGGGCAAGATGTTCGACGAGGACAGCATCCTGGGGGAGCTCAACGAGCCCCTGCGCGAGGTGAGGGCGGGGGGACGagcagctgggggtgctgcagTGAGAACAGGACCCCCCGGgtctccctgtcccctgctgcaGGTGCCACAAGCTCCTGCAAGGCATGtgcttggggtgggggggtctaacagctcctgctccagttttgcagctctgtgtgtgaaCATGTCCGTGCACAACCCGTGTGCTGCCGTGTCACCTTGTGCTGTCCGGGGACACCATGTCCCTGCCCCCAGTTTCTCACCTCCTTGTCCTGCAGGAAATTGTGAACTTCAACTGCCGCAAGCTGGTGGCCTCGATGCCCCTGTTTGCCAACGCGGACCCCAACTTTGTCACCGCGATGCTCACCAAGCTGAAGTTCGAGGTGTTTCAGCCGGGTGACTACATCATCCGCGAGGGCACCATTGGCAAGAAGATGTACTTCATCCAGCACGGGGTGGTCAGCATCCTCACCAAGGGCAACAAGGAGATGAAACTCTCTGATGGCTCCTACTTTGGAGGTGAGCGCTGGGAGGCTGAGCCCGGGTCCCCCCCGTGGAAAGCACCCCTTGGTGGCTCTCGCCCCTTGCCTCCAGCCTGCCCCATTTCCATCCTTGCTGCGGGTGTTTTACTTTGGTGTGTCCTCCGCAGAAATCTGCCTGCTGACGCGCGGGCGGCGCACGGCCAGCGTCCGGGCGGACACCTACTGCCGCCTCTACTCGCTCTCGGTGGACAACTTCAACGAGGTGCTGGAGGAGTACCCCATGATGAGACGGGCCTTCGAGACCGTGGCCATCGACCGCCTCGACCGCATCGGTAGGGAGCGGGGGACCAGGAGACTGGgggctggcctggctgtgggGACGGCGCAGGGTCTCACGATTCTCCCCCTCCCGCTCCCTGCAGGGAAGAAGAACTCGATCCTGCTCCACAAAGTGCAGCACGACCTCAACTCGGGCGTCTTCAACAACCAGGAGAACGAGATCATCCAGGAGATCGTCAAGTACGACCGGGAGATGGTGCAGCAGgcggagctgcagcagcacacggCCATGTACAGCCCGGTCCAGCCCCAGGTCACCTCCGCCATCGCCACGCTCCAGCAAGCCGTGGCCATGAGCTTTTGCCCGCAGATGGCCAGTCCGCTGGTGGGCTCCATGGCGCTGGGCTCGCCCCGCATGATGCGCCGCTTGCAGTACGCCCAGGCCGTGCCCAGCCCCTTCGCCGTCTCCCCcgtcctgctgcagcagagccccccgcagcagccgcagcccccggcgCCCCACGCCAACCCCTCGCCGGACCCGGCCCAGCCCGCGGCCCTGCCCGCCAGCACCTTCGCCGCGGCCAGCCCGCCGTCCCAAAGCCCCCTGGCCAGCCGGACGTTCGTCTatggcggggccgcggggcaggggggctcccagctgtccctgggccagcagcagccgcccGGCTCGCCGCAGCGCCTGGCCGCACACAAGAGCACGCAGGCGCTGCCCACCAGCAGCCTCAGCCAGGAGTCGCGGCCGCTCTCAGCCTcgcagccctccctgccccacgGGCTGGCGGCcggcagcacccagagcccGCCGGCCTCGGCCCGCGAGTCCTGCTCCTCCATCAGTGGGGGCCCGGCCGCCGCTTCACCgggccccggccccccggccaCGCTGCGGGGCCAGGCCCCCCCGCGGGGACCCCCGGTGCACCCAGCGCCCGCGGGCtcggggctggcggggccgcccgccgcgccaCAGGACTCGGCCCGCAAGGATTCGGCGGCCAGCACGCCCGACACGGACCCGGCCAAGTCCAGGCTGTCTTCCAACTTGTGACCTCCGCATCGCGCGGGGACGAGGGGTGTCCCGTCTCCCCTGGCCCGGCCCGCGCTGCCCTGGCAGAGGAGCCACAGCCACGgccaccccagcagctgctggggtgggCACGGGGCCCCTGCGCCCCCCACCTGCTGTGAGGACacggcggggctgggctgaaTCCCCACCCACGTCACCTCCGACCAAAGTCTGGCCCTATGTCCCACTCCCCATGGCGAAGTCGCGCTGTTCCCAGCCCTCTGGCTGCCCCATAGAAGCCACAGCTGCATCATCCCGTGTTCAATGCATATATGATATTTATGACCCAAGTACATCCCCGTGTGTGCACCCGCAGGACACCGCCCCAGGGCTTTTAGCACGCTGGCCCCCGTGCCTGCGCGTGTCCCTGCGTCCCCCGCCATGGACCCCGGGCGAGGGGGGACAGTCCAGGACTGGAGGTAAGTTGGGGGGGCCTGAGGGATGGTCACCCCAAGGCTGGTGAGcgctgtgtgtgtgcacactcGCAGACACACGTGCGGGGGTGTGTGTACATGTACGTGTATGTCGCCTCTGCCCCGCGCACCGGAGCCTCCCACGGTGCCCACACACGGCGGCTGCAGCCAGGGGCCCCACACCAGCCTGGTGTCACACAGCTGGTCCTGGCGTCCACCTTCCATCCAGCCCATCCTGTGCAATAAACGTCAGCGACTGACAGCGCTACGCACGACTCGGCTCTGTGTCTCTTTCGCCACGTCCCTCCCTGCCGCGGCCccggctgctcccgctgcccgcGCCCAGCACTGGAACCAGCCACGGGCAcagccccaggctgggctgcaggagccaGCTCTGTCCTTTCCAGAGCTGCGGCCCTGCCAGAAAAATGacaaggcaaaaagcctccTCTCTCCGCAGCTTTCCCCGTGCTGGCTGCGAGACAGGAGGCTCCTGGCTGGACACACAAGGGCCAAGGGGACACAGCCGGCCCCTGCGCGAGCCCTGCTCCCCCTGCAGCTGCACCGGCCCCCCTGCGCCACGGGAAGGTTTTGTCTTCATTTCCGCTACAACAGCATTTCCAGAATGTGTCACCTCTGTGAATAAGTGGAGCCCAACAAGTCAGCAAAACAGCAGTAGTGTGGGGACACATCAGTTCCACCTCCCCCGGGCCCCCTGAAGCTgagggcagagcccagcacctgcaggcaTCAGGAAAAGTCGCCAAGAAGGACATGGCTCCCACCTCGTATtccaaaaaagcttttatttacagTATCGTACACCTCCACCCTCACTGTAGTGGTTTTCCCTGCCTGAGACCCAGTGAGAATTGAAAACAATCCCTGAAATGAGAGCCAGGAGCcacagaggctgcaggaggtgACAGTGCCCGGTGGGAGAGGTGACAGTGCCCGGCGGGTCGGACGCTCTGGGAGGTCTGTGCCTGCTggtggggggatggagggggtGACACCCCAGGACTGTCACAGCCAGGCGAGCTCTGAGGGTCACAGCAGTGACAGGCACATGGTGCCGGGCAGGACCAAGGGGAGCCAGCCCCGGCTGTTGTCACCccttctgccccacagcagaaAGATGCAGCTCCCCCGAGCTTGACACCCTCTCCCTGTGCCTGGACAGTGACGACAAAGAGCAGGGATCCCGTAccgcacagcccccccagcccctcaggCTGCTCCTGCGCTCCCGGTTTGCCCAGCAGCTCGCCCTGGGGCAGGTACCTTTGCTGGGCAGCCAGACGCACCTTCCCCAGGAGCCGCAGGACACGGAGCCCATGGGCCAGCGCCCACCGCGGCCCCCGAGCCAGCTGCACGCCAGAGGTAGCCCAGGGCCTGCCGGCTGTCGGGGATCAGCTGAAAAAATAGGTGGAATCCATcaccttctccaggttgaaTTTGCCTGCGAGGAACGAGGGAGAGGAGAGCTCAGAGGAGAGCAGGGGcaggtggggacagggctgccccagcactgctgcagaaaatggctgcagctcaggcctgAGCACAGAGCCTGGAGCTCCTCTAGCAGCCGATGTCCTAATTTATCTGGAGAATGGTAGGAAGAGCAAGACGGAAGAGCGTAACAACGGcaaagcagggaaggaaaggagcaCACATGGTAGGAAccctccctgctgcctctgGGGCCGACCAcggcagctgctcagcagcaacAGAGCAATAGAAAACCAGCACGTTTTGGAGCACTGGCCTGTTCCATTTTGGATCACTGGCCCGTTCCGGAGTGCTGGCCTGTCCCGTTTCGCAAAGGCAGGACAAGGGTTGGCCAGATGGTCTGGCAGAGGCAGGGCCAAGAGATTAGGAGGAGTTAAACTAATTGCCTTAATCCCATTGCATGTATCTCATCTAGATCCTGGCAATTATCGTGCTGAGCGTCTCACTCCCATCTCCAGGCAAATGCCTCCTGGGTGGAAGCAGATGGAGGAACAAGATGGGGATGGGACGAGCCGGGTCAGCCTGGGGAAAATCCCAGGGGCTCAGCTCTGGGGGAGGCAGGTGACGGGGGAACGTCACAGCGCTGCCCCACGGCTCTgccccccagcacaggcaggaaaaTCCAACCTCAGACACCACATGAGCCCAGTGATTTTGGGGACCACTCCCCACGTCACTTCCCTTGTCTCCAAACTGCTCCTGAGCGTTGCAGTTCCCATCCCGTGCTCCTACCTGTCTCGGGGACATTTGACAGCTGCTCCATCAGCTTCTTCTGCCAGAGGGCTCTGGTCTCCCTGCCGGGGCTGGAGGAACCAGAAGGAAAGCAGATCAGCGGGGGAGCTTTAGGAGAAGGCGCACGCCCCCTTGTTTTTCACACCGAGGTCTCAGGCAGTTTGGGTGTCAGTCAAGAAGGAAGCACGACTTCCCTCCCGAGCAGGTGACACAACCCGTGAGCACAACCAGCTCCGAGGGAAGGACGTGGGGGGGTGAGGAATACCTGCAGTATGTCTCCAGCATGAACTTGGACAGATCCTGCAGGATCTTCTCGCTGTGCAGAGCCACAAACTGCTGCCGACAGATCTGATCCAGGGAGCAATGATGAGTGGCAGGTTAACAGGcatttcccctccttccccccgtGTTCCCACGTGGGACAGCTCAGGGTGaggggcagggaaagcagcGGGCAGGTGgcgggggagctgctggacaaAGGTGACAGGAAtcagcccagggaggtgggaagcagcagctgaccCCAATTTATCAATCCATTGTACACCAGCCCTGGCAGTGCTCCTGGGGAAAGAGCCAGGGCAGGACAGAGACACCGCGTTTAGCACTGATTTACAGCCACGTTCTCCCTCACACCCTTGCTGAAGGGTGGGAGAAGATGGTGCTACAGCACCAGGACATCAGTTGGATCAAATCAATCAGCCCATGGAGCAAAGCCTGGCAGGGCGGGGGCTGGCGGGCACCCAGAGGACACACCAACAAGATCCCGGCTCACAAGGGACCTGGGAGGACAATTTTACCTGGTTCATGACGTCCACGGTGAGAGCATGAGTCCAGTAGCAATCGTGGACTGAGACAAACGTCAGACCCTGcctgggaggcagcagaaggTGCCATGAAGTGGTGCTGAGTGTCCCCTCTCTGCGATGTCCCCTGCCCCATGCAGACCCTCTCATGGGGACACCAGCGGGGACCACATGAGGGGAtgccctgcacagccctgcagatCTTCAGAGCTCAACCcgccacctccctgtccttgCCACGTCCTCTTGTCCCTCCTCTGCCagacaccccagggacacctcTGTCCCACCGTGCGTGCCCTGCCCCAGTGACGCCCTCCCGGCAGCGCCGGAGCCGGCACAGAGCCTGGCCATGCTCCCACCTGAGGCAATGCAGAGCCGTCAGCATCATGTGTGTGGAGTCCAGCGAGTGGATGAAGTTGGGGGGGAAGGCGTTCTTCTGCTTCACCGTGTCAGGCTTCCTGCAGCAAAGCAGGGAcgggaggagctggggcagctccgGCACAGAGCCAGAGCCCCCGGCCTCGCCGAAGCacaggggctgctccccaggctggTGTTCTGAGCTCAGGAGGGCACTGGGAGCTTTGGCACGTGTTGGCAGGTTCCACTGATGGGAAGGTTTTGTCCCCAGAGCACAgactggggacaccagggaccaGGTCAGTAGAGACCGTGGTTTCATACTTACTGGTTAGTGTAGAAGGTTTTCACGCTCAGGTTCTGCATGCCACAGTTCAGCtgtggggagagagaaaggggatGAGCAGGGAAGGGCTCCCGGAGGTGAGCGGCTGCAAGGACGGGACCGGGAGCCATGAGTCAGTGCAGCAGCGCGTGGGAGGCGAGAGTAGCGAGACTGAATCACACAAGGCTGGAGGAAGGCTCCTCGGTGCGAGAACAGGCCCGTGCCCCGGCTGCCGGAGTGGGACGGGAGCAGCGGAGCTTCCTCACCAGCCACCCACACACTGCGGGCTCTGCGGGGAGGATGCGGCTGCACACACAGACCCTGCGGCTCCACGATGCCAACCTGCTGGGCTCTTATCTGCCTGTggcccccccggctccccgcaCGGCAGATGCTCACACCAGGTACTCACCACGGTGGGCTTGGAGCGGTAGTAGGGCTGCACGATGGGGAGACCCAGCGGTGTCACCCACTCCACCGTCCGTCCCGACTGTGCAATGAGCTTGGCGCTCTCCGTCAGCCAGTTCTGCGGGAGAACGGGGGGAGAGAGCGGCTGGGGTGCACGTGGGCAGCTGGGAGCAcccatcccctcccagcacGGACCAGTTCGATGCCAGACACTGACTGCGACGGGCCAGCGCTCACGGGGAGCGTGgccctgcagcagggacagtCCCGCAGCTCTGGGCTGCGACAGGAGGATCCTCCCTGCGCCAGGACCCAGAGGAACCATCTCTCCCCAtggagcagcccctgggctACGTGTGGGTGGGTCAGgggagaagagaagcagagacAGAGGAAACAGACCTGGATATCCCGAGTGGCTGAGAACATCTCCTTGATGCCATGGAACACCTGCTTTACGAGGTAGTGAGATGCTTCCCAGAGGTATTCCTGCACAGAgcaagtgcagagtgagggctCAGCTCCTGTGGGCTGCATGTCCCTCTGCTGGGATTTGGAGGGGTACAGagagagcagggcaggagggaaacCCCAGGGAGGGAGCACAGGCAcctctctgagcagggacggagTTGAGCAAAgcgctgctggggcagggacgCTACCTCAGGGAAACCGTCAATCTCCTTGAGACGCTTCTCCATCTGCAGCCGCCCGCCGTAGCGCGTGACGCCGTACACCACCGTCATCACCGTCTGCTTCACCACCTTGCGGCTGATGAAGCCTTGCAGCACCTGAGCGATCCTCACCCCCTGCTCGGCATCCTTCTTCCGAAACTCCTCCACCTGTGAGGGGAGCATCGGGGATCACCGCGGGGAGAGCCGGGGGTGCGCGAGCCCCTGGAGCTGCGCGCTGCCTGTCCCAGCTCCCGGCAGAACCCTCAGccgcctgccccagccctggtgaGCTGGGATCACCGCTGGGTAACCGCGGTGCAGACACATCTCAGAGCACCACGCTGCAGCACCGGAGCTGCTGCCTCCACAGTGTCACCTTGGCAGCCGGGCGGTGCCAGACACCACAAGGACACAGCACCGGGACAGGGGCTCAGGACACGGGTTCTCCCACCTCTGCCACCCCCCGTGACAACTCTGAGCCCTCCGTATACTGCTGTCACCTTGACCTTTCTGCTGGGGTGACCCTGCGTGACACAGTGGCGGGAGGTTGTGTCCCCAGGGACCTGACCCCACGAGGTGTCCCCTACCTGCTGGGCCACCGCGCTGTAGACGTCCTGGGGGACACTGCAGGGCATCAGGTTGACGGAGATGGCGCCGATGAGGTCCCGGCCCAGGGCTGCGTAGTGCTGCAGACCATTGCAGGAGCCATCCTGGGGTGGGGACAGGAGTCAGCGTGGGGACAGACCCTGCTCAGCAGCACCGACACGCTCGGCTTAGACGGTAGTtgccatttccccccattttcaGCCAGGTTTGCAGCCGATCTCCCAGCAGCGCCCAGTGCCACACCAGTTCCCACTCTCCTTCCAGTCAGTTTCCCTGTTTGGGGCCCATCACTAACTACTGCTGTCTGTGAGGTTTAAAATAATAAGACCTCACATCACACTGCTCCCTCCATGAATTATCAAAGACATCAGAGCTCTGTggaaacaatgaaaacagaaaatttggaAAACAACAAATCTGGGATGCTAAAAGGAGCCCCAAGAGCCTGGGCACAGGGTGGCTGTGGGCAGGACCagccctcctcccctctcctcctcctcctccctgcagtGCAGCAAGTTGCggagccgggagctgctgctgcgaACCCAGCGCTGATGACTCAGGTGCAGCCAGACTCGGGTGCCCTCCAGAAGAAGTCCttgctttaatttcattaaCGGCATCTCCTCACACTCCCGACTGCTCTCTTGATCTTTTGTTGTCATAACAACATCAGTTTAGATGCACTCATACGTATTCCAGACCATACCAGCAGAACACAGCACCGTTCTCCCCCCTGACCTCATTAGGGCCATCTGATCTAACGAGATAAATGAGCAAACCCCTCTCGCCAGGAAAATGATCAATCACTGTCTCCCATGCAGCAAGGGGATGTCAGTGCAGCCAGATTGCTGCAGATCCACCAGGAATGGGAAGGACAGATGCCTCCAGAGAGCCAGGAGCACCTGAGCGATGGGACGGGGCACACGGCGAATGTCACTGAAGGCAGGTGACAGGTCAGcactgtcccctgccctgctccagaAGCCCAGACCTCCCGTCCTGCTCCCACAGAGCCActgggctccagccccaggacagGAGGAAGCAGAGCAGCATCTAACCGCCCTGGCTCGTTATAACAGCTGCACGCAGCAGTAAATTACTGGAGTTCTCCAGCCAACACACCCACAAACTGCACTTTCATTCCTAGGAAAACCTGGCCACAGGTGGGGAACGTGGCTCTGGGGACCAGGCTTCTTTCCCCCAAACTCTCCCGGCCCCTCCGCCCCGGCTCGCCCCCGGGGAATGCGGATCCGCTGGGCTCCCACCTGGTGAATTGGGAAGTGCGAGATGTAGGCTGCGGGGTCCGGGCAGCGCGAGGCCTTGGCGATCTCCATGCAGCACGCCAGGGCCTGCCAGGGCTCGTCCGTGTCCATCCACCAGCACCGGCCCTGGGACGGAGAGCAGGCACTGGCATCAAAGCCCCCGCGCCGCGGGATGCAGCAGGCGAGGCGCCTCCGCTTCCCTAATATTTTGTCGTGGTTTCAGACAGAAATGTGGTATTTAGGAAACTCTGCAATGCTTTGTTTCCCTTTGTCCTCTCCCAGCGTtatctttcaaaatgtttttgtttcaaaattgatttgatttccattttatttccctttctagGAGTCATACTAAACAAGAAGAATGCCTAAGTCTCCTCTGCAATTACAGATGACActgatctctttttttccttagcatATTTGGACAATTCCCATTTGGACTCCAGCCCCTGGGGCTCAGGGTTCCCCCAATTCCGCCCAGAGCCCTGTCAGCTGCTCTCGCCTACCGTTAGCGGGTGGTCGGCCGAGTCTAGGATCTCCTCCATGATCTCATTGGCATATTCCAGCCGCTCCTGCAAGGCGTTCTTCTTCTTCAGCCCCGTCAGGTTCACCAGGTGGATCTTGAGCCAGTCAAGGCCCTTGGGCCCCAGGGGCCGCCCCTCCGCAAAGAGCAGGATGGCGCGGGTGACGTCGTTACCCAGGTGGTTGAAATACGGCGGGCAAGGGTAAGTCCTGCCTCGGAAGTCCATGTTGTGAGGAAACCAGAACACCTTGTCCCTGACGTAGTTGGCAATGGAAAGCTTGTAGAGCGTGTCCATGCGCAAGCTGTGCATCTCGGCGACCTTCTTCTTGTAGAGCAGCAGCTCGTGCTTCTGGGTcttgctgccagcagagccGCCGTGCGCGGCGGGAGGCCTGGGTGCCTCAGAGACGGGCGGGGGGATGTCCAGCTTCTCGTTGCCCTTGTCGTTGAAGATGGAGATGATGATATCCAGCACCGGCTGGTTGATCTTCCAGGCGCAGTTGCCCAGCTGGTTGAGGGCATCCAGCACAGGGTGCAGGTTGACCGGAGGacactgctccagcagcagctggtgctgcacAGCCCCGTCCACAAACCGCATCAACTTGGTGTCGTTCAGGACATAGGCCCCAAAGCTGGGGGAGGTCcagggcactggggggcacagCATGGGGATGGCGGAGGAGTTAAAGGTCAGCGTGGTCTCTGCAGCATCTGACATGATCTGGGAGAAGATGGGATGGGGCTTTATCAGCCCaacctggagaggagaaggtcAGCAGTAGAGGGTTAGGGCTGGAGTCCAGGAGCGCATGTGGTCGGCCACGCGCTGCACAACAGTCACGCTGGGAACGGACACCATCCCCACGGAACAACAGGCTCCTCCGAgtgtccccaggcagcagggaggaacAAGGGCCTTGCAGAGGCCCAGCTCCGATGCAGGGTGACAGTCCCACAGCCCCTAGGCCAAGGCTCACCTGCCCGCTGCTGCGGAAGGAGTAGATGTGGTAGAGGACAGGGATGAGCTTGGGCTCCAGGCGAGGGTTGAGGATGTTCCTGGGCACCTTGGCCGCCCGCACCAGCAGCTCTAGCATGTGCATGCC is a window of Caloenas nicobarica isolate bCalNic1 chromosome 27, bCalNic1.hap1, whole genome shotgun sequence DNA encoding:
- the HCN2 gene encoding potassium/sodium hyperpolarization-activated cyclic nucleotide-gated channel 2; protein product: MRTGRGAAGGEAAAEEEAADAAKRGGAAGRARGRGGKGSPNGECRRGDPPRSPGPEPPREPKVSFSCGGGGASPGGAKAAEEGAGEDAGEEARGSQASFMQRQFGAMLQPGVNKFSLRMFGSQKAVEREQERVKSAGAWIIHPYSDFRFYWDFTMLLFMVGNLIIIPVGITFFKEETTAPWIVFNVVSDTFFLMDLVLNFRTGIVIEDNTEIILDPERIKKKYLKTWFVVDFVSSIPVDYVFLIVEKGIDSEVYKTARALRIVRFTKILSLLRLLRLSRLIRYIHQWEEIFHMTYDLASAVMRIINLIGMMLLLCHWDGCLQFLVPMLQDFPQNCWVSINGMVNDSWSELYSFALFKSMSHMLCIGYGKQAPESMTDIWLTMLSMIVGATCYAMFIGHATALIQSLDSSRRQYQEKYKQVEQYMSFHKLPADFRQKIHDYYEHRYQGKMFDEDSILGELNEPLREEIVNFNCRKLVASMPLFANADPNFVTAMLTKLKFEVFQPGDYIIREGTIGKKMYFIQHGVVSILTKGNKEMKLSDGSYFGEICLLTRGRRTASVRADTYCRLYSLSVDNFNEVLEEYPMMRRAFETVAIDRLDRIGKKNSILLHKVQHDLNSGVFNNQENEIIQEIVKYDREMVQQAELQQHTAMYSPVQPQVTSAIATLQQAVAMSFCPQMASPLVGSMALGSPRMMRRLQYAQAVPSPFAVSPVLLQQSPPQQPQPPAPHANPSPDPAQPAALPASTFAAASPPSQSPLASRTFVYGGAAGQGGSQLSLGQQQPPGSPQRLAAHKSTQALPTSSLSQESRPLSASQPSLPHGLAAGSTQSPPASARESCSSISGGPAAASPGPGPPATLRGQAPPRGPPVHPAPAGSGLAGPPAAPQDSARKDSAASTPDTDPAKSRLSSNL
- the POLRMT gene encoding DNA-directed RNA polymerase, mitochondrial translates to MSVLRLRAALGPARLRGAGISWSVLRNYSSASAKEKASRNGVCERTELLEVLKARVKQLQASHIPEVTLNKGELAPLGNDKFQEPLWKAVAPAPVGEQPSPRGGDESPTRPGGWAEKLKKEMHVRQLKVEQRLSIAATQLAPEGQAKAKPKVKAKGKKKAKDKAKESPKSPESLKSPKSPASPKSPVSLKNPNSIKSPKAKVVAAWSQSHTVPRAIYPHGKPRVLAVKEVAKPPRPQRVLGAKDSNQHKVLQQTIHSNLECFLFLQKPEEAERFLLLYHGSPAKRRLLDVNAYNIVMRCWARQSNLQRINRLFSKLEDVGLRPSLDSYAAVLECMGRVPPSARAVHRCVQQLKHDGFCVDELFQKCLFEEDEKEMVLRAIRIVQPEYQLPPPPSPQTCTSSLLQDFYSKEKMVSYPKLDFSIQELQECFQQQLEMELDNTVTIESVESTKPLTPQAEKARKLLATLRCQWHDSLLQALQKSKRSMARLEMGSGYNTLYPYLCLLPDEEYVAIMLQILNSLSPQGELLSVLARELGNKIYNRHVTQRKLRSRQLEKLQEIYQGYIQLLARDSQPDQYLPREYWEKLVADAGFGPSLNLRDCSWPYMLLMRLGMHMLELLVRAAKVPRNILNPRLEPKLIPVLYHIYSFRSSGQVGLIKPHPIFSQIMSDAAETTLTFNSSAIPMLCPPVPWTSPSFGAYVLNDTKLMRFVDGAVQHQLLLEQCPPVNLHPVLDALNQLGNCAWKINQPVLDIIISIFNDKGNEKLDIPPPVSEAPRPPAAHGGSAGSKTQKHELLLYKKKVAEMHSLRMDTLYKLSIANYVRDKVFWFPHNMDFRGRTYPCPPYFNHLGNDVTRAILLFAEGRPLGPKGLDWLKIHLVNLTGLKKKNALQERLEYANEIMEEILDSADHPLTGRCWWMDTDEPWQALACCMEIAKASRCPDPAAYISHFPIHQDGSCNGLQHYAALGRDLIGAISVNLMPCSVPQDVYSAVAQQVEEFRKKDAEQGVRIAQVLQGFISRKVVKQTVMTVVYGVTRYGGRLQMEKRLKEIDGFPEEYLWEASHYLVKQVFHGIKEMFSATRDIQNWLTESAKLIAQSGRTVEWVTPLGLPIVQPYYRSKPTVLNCGMQNLSVKTFYTNQKPDTVKQKNAFPPNFIHSLDSTHMMLTALHCLRQGLTFVSVHDCYWTHALTVDVMNQICRQQFVALHSEKILQDLSKFMLETYCSPGRETRALWQKKLMEQLSNVPETGKFNLEKVMDSTYFFS